A genomic region of Prevotella scopos JCM 17725 contains the following coding sequences:
- the dnaA gene encoding chromosomal replication initiator protein DnaA, with product MNVNPKNLWDSCLQLIKENVTEQQFDTWFRPIVLQSYKPASKTLLVQVPSQFVYEYLEGHYVDLLRKVLTRVFGQGVQLTYRVMVDQENHLSQDFEQDTVEDISSQRPTARANQSPTVLDTVPQDLDSQLDPHKSFSNYVEGDSNKLPRSIGLSIAEHPNTTQFNPMFIYGPSGCGKTHLVNAIGLKAKQLYPQKRVLYVSARLFQVQYTDSVRQNTTNDFINFYQTIDILIVDDIQEWVTATKTQDTFFHIFNHLFRNGKRIILASDRPPVDLKGMNDRLLTRFSCGLIAELEKPNVQLCVDILHSKIKRDGLNIPEDVVRFIAETANGSVRDLQGVINSLLAYSVVYNSNIDMRLAERVIKRAVKIDDEPLTIDDIMDKVCSHYNVTMMAVNSRSRKKDIVMARQVSMYMAQKYTKMPASRIGKLVGNRDHSTVIHSCSKIEDRLKVDKGFSAEIASIENSFKLKA from the coding sequence ATGAACGTCAATCCTAAAAATCTTTGGGATAGTTGTCTCCAGCTCATTAAGGAGAATGTGACCGAGCAGCAATTTGACACTTGGTTTCGCCCGATTGTATTACAATCTTATAAACCGGCATCCAAGACATTGTTAGTTCAGGTTCCAAGTCAATTCGTATATGAGTATTTGGAGGGACATTACGTAGATTTGCTACGTAAGGTGCTCACGCGTGTCTTCGGACAGGGCGTGCAGCTGACGTATCGTGTCATGGTTGACCAGGAGAATCACCTCTCGCAGGACTTTGAGCAGGATACCGTTGAGGATATCTCTTCACAGCGTCCGACAGCGCGTGCCAATCAAAGCCCTACAGTGCTGGATACAGTTCCGCAGGACCTCGATTCACAGCTCGACCCTCATAAGTCATTCAGCAACTATGTTGAAGGCGACAGCAACAAACTTCCACGCTCGATCGGTCTTTCTATCGCAGAACACCCTAACACAACACAGTTTAACCCAATGTTCATCTATGGACCATCGGGCTGTGGTAAGACCCACCTGGTCAACGCTATCGGATTAAAAGCAAAACAGCTTTATCCACAAAAGCGTGTGTTGTATGTTTCTGCACGTCTGTTCCAAGTACAATATACTGATTCTGTACGACAGAATACTACCAATGATTTTATCAATTTCTATCAGACAATTGATATCCTCATTGTCGATGATATTCAGGAATGGGTCACTGCTACAAAGACACAGGACACCTTCTTCCATATCTTCAACCACCTTTTCCGTAATGGAAAACGTATCATCTTAGCCAGTGACCGACCACCAGTCGATCTCAAGGGCATGAACGATCGCCTGCTGACGCGTTTCTCTTGCGGATTGATAGCTGAGCTTGAGAAGCCTAACGTTCAACTTTGTGTGGATATTCTCCACAGCAAGATTAAGCGTGACGGACTCAATATCCCTGAGGATGTTGTACGCTTTATCGCTGAGACTGCTAATGGTAGCGTGCGCGACCTGCAGGGTGTTATCAACTCCCTCTTGGCTTACAGCGTTGTCTATAACAGCAACATCGATATGCGTCTGGCTGAACGGGTTATCAAACGTGCCGTGAAGATTGACGACGAACCGCTGACCATCGATGATATCATGGATAAGGTATGCTCACATTATAATGTCACGATGATGGCAGTCAACTCTCGTTCGCGTAAGAAAGACATTGTGATGGCACGCCAGGTGAGTATGTATATGGCGCAGAAATATACGAAGATGCCTGCAAGTCGTATCGGAAAGTTGGTGGGTAATCGCGACCACAGCACCGTCATCCACAGCTGTTCAAAGATAGAAGATCGCTTGAAGGTTGATAAAGGATTCTCTGCTGAAATCGCAAGTATCGAAAACTCGTTTAAGTTAAAAGCATAG
- a CDS encoding carboxypeptidase-like regulatory domain-containing protein translates to MKKYIILILVLLYVQSVRAQEIVQGNVTDIGGHPVPAAIIKTIDVFTKKTLNFCQTDDKGNFTITAKEGTILRISAMSYKSQELKIVKSMPKQYITLEEDTKMLSEITVKAKPVQLSGDTIKYLLNTYAKPNDRTLSDVLARVPGFEVNKENGEIQYEGKTISNFYIEGMNMMDGKYGLATKSLPKDDVATVEVMKHHQPIRVLDDFTYSDDNAINVKMKKGAKAHWMTTFSGSLGLKTHGGLWKFETFAMRLKPNFQTILTYKTNNIGDNIRREADDLLSFDELHSPLTALLSLPSPSPLLLRGRSLFNRSHAISLNALQRINENSQISAQVTYTNNREEATSLRQSYYYMNSGVKAVETSKQFVENSNNLFAKIKYENNASNHYLKNEFSGNFSWNKQCLNEQGTNPHTMLGNLPIYTLKDNFSIMKKYGKRLVTFESKNILELRPQQMYVDSSAQSINQHYYETNTDISGSFKLGKFVVSGKAGVNAGIHSFSSNLVGVPDSLGLLIGKSSFTFAKIYINPDIEYIIKDFEFTLSSDISYNHYKYSLDNVHYKFLFSPNFHLRWKVTARWKCFADASINTIQINAAQFYPTVVLQDYQYMNKGFADYHLSKEKNMGLGFTYNDALGGTSLRLRLTRAFGKSPYISTQDYIGNYIVESLTPGNTKYNSWSILFTGSQSIPFIKGILNVRTLYDVMNSHIIQNGKQMPYDRKNFRLTSSIDIGLIKKVDFTYKLTYSFNQMKMPMLGRTSNLNSWKHEGKVVIPLCKTLNLESLTEYYHNEVAQKKFKDIFFQDFSLKFKVKYFDFSLALNNVFNKKNYGYGFNNTFSSSFSNQDIRGRELMISFYYKP, encoded by the coding sequence ATGAAAAAATATATTATCTTGATTTTGGTTCTACTATATGTACAATCTGTAAGAGCACAAGAGATAGTACAAGGAAATGTTACAGATATTGGGGGGCATCCAGTACCTGCAGCCATTATTAAAACTATAGATGTTTTCACAAAGAAAACATTAAATTTCTGCCAGACTGATGATAAAGGAAATTTTACTATTACAGCAAAGGAAGGTACTATTTTGCGTATTTCAGCAATGAGTTATAAAAGCCAAGAATTAAAGATTGTGAAAAGTATGCCAAAACAGTATATCACATTAGAAGAAGATACTAAAATGCTGTCAGAGATAACTGTAAAAGCAAAACCTGTTCAATTAAGTGGGGATACTATAAAATACCTCTTAAATACTTATGCAAAGCCTAATGATCGAACTCTATCAGATGTTCTTGCACGTGTTCCAGGTTTTGAGGTGAATAAAGAGAATGGAGAAATACAGTATGAAGGTAAGACTATAAGCAATTTTTATATTGAAGGTATGAATATGATGGATGGTAAATATGGTTTGGCAACTAAATCATTACCGAAAGATGATGTGGCTACCGTTGAAGTAATGAAGCATCATCAACCTATCCGCGTACTAGATGACTTTACTTATTCTGACGACAATGCCATTAATGTTAAAATGAAAAAAGGTGCAAAAGCACATTGGATGACTACTTTTAGTGGAAGTCTTGGTCTAAAGACTCATGGAGGATTGTGGAAATTTGAAACATTTGCTATGCGTCTTAAGCCAAATTTCCAAACAATTCTTACCTACAAAACCAATAACATTGGCGACAATATACGAAGAGAGGCTGATGATCTTTTGAGTTTTGACGAGTTACATAGTCCTCTAACAGCCCTGCTCTCTCTCCCATCTCCATCACCTTTATTACTCAGAGGACGTTCGCTTTTTAATCGTTCTCATGCTATAAGTTTAAATGCATTACAACGTATAAATGAAAATTCTCAGATAAGTGCACAAGTTACTTATACCAATAATCGTGAAGAAGCTACTTCACTGAGACAATCGTATTATTATATGAATAGCGGAGTAAAGGCAGTGGAAACCAGCAAACAGTTTGTAGAAAACAGCAACAACCTCTTTGCAAAAATTAAATACGAGAATAATGCCAGCAATCATTATCTTAAAAACGAATTTTCTGGTAACTTCTCATGGAACAAGCAATGTTTGAATGAGCAAGGAACTAATCCACATACAATGTTGGGTAACTTGCCTATTTATACGCTGAAAGATAACTTCAGTATTATGAAGAAGTATGGTAAACGCCTTGTTACTTTTGAATCGAAGAATATATTAGAACTTCGTCCACAACAGATGTACGTCGACTCATCAGCACAGTCTATCAATCAGCATTATTATGAAACTAATACAGATATAAGTGGAAGTTTTAAATTAGGCAAATTTGTTGTATCAGGAAAAGCAGGAGTAAATGCAGGTATCCATTCCTTTTCATCAAATTTAGTAGGTGTTCCTGATAGCTTAGGATTACTTATAGGTAAAAGTAGTTTTACATTTGCAAAAATCTATATTAATCCAGATATCGAATATATAATAAAGGACTTTGAATTTACATTGTCCAGTGACATATCTTACAATCATTATAAGTATAGTTTAGACAATGTACATTATAAATTTCTATTTTCTCCTAATTTTCATCTTAGATGGAAAGTTACAGCAAGATGGAAATGTTTTGCGGATGCCTCCATTAATACAATACAAATTAATGCTGCTCAGTTTTATCCAACAGTGGTATTGCAAGACTATCAATATATGAACAAGGGCTTTGCTGATTACCACTTAAGTAAAGAAAAAAATATGGGTTTAGGCTTTACTTATAATGATGCTTTGGGAGGCACATCATTACGCTTACGACTAACTAGAGCATTTGGTAAATCGCCTTATATATCAACACAAGACTATATAGGCAACTATATTGTAGAATCCTTAACTCCTGGCAATACAAAATACAATAGCTGGAGTATTTTGTTCACAGGTTCACAGAGCATTCCTTTTATAAAAGGAATATTAAATGTAAGAACTTTGTATGATGTAATGAATAGTCATATAATACAGAATGGAAAGCAAATGCCATATGATAGGAAAAATTTTAGACTTACTTCTAGTATTGATATTGGGTTGATAAAAAAGGTTGATTTTACTTATAAGCTTACTTATAGTTTTAATCAGATGAAGATGCCTATGCTCGGAAGAACCTCTAATTTAAATAGTTGGAAGCATGAAGGAAAGGTTGTAATACCTCTTTGTAAAACTTTGAATTTAGAATCTTTGACAGAATACTATCATAACGAAGTCGCACAGAAAAAATTTAAGGATATTTTCTTTCAGGATTTCAGTTTGAAATTTAAAGTTAAATACTTCGATTTCAGTCTTGCTTTGAATAATGTTTTCAATAAAAAAAACTATGGCTATGGATTTAATAATACGTTTTCAAGTAGTTTTAGTAATCAAGACATTAGAGGAAGAGAACTAATGATTAGTTTCTATTATAAACCTTGA
- a CDS encoding N-acetylmuramoyl-L-alanine amidase family protein, which translates to MFKKISLLFVFLVMFVSVSLASNGRFTLVIDPGHGGHDAGAIGAISKEKDINLNIALAFGRYVEQNMPDVNVIYTRKTDVFIPLHQRADIANKAKADLFISVHTNSVGSGRYVKGFQVYTLGMHRAKDNLDVAMRENGVISMEKGYQQTYQGFDPNSSESYIMFEFMQNANMERSVELARMIQNSVCSSAGRVDKGVHQAGFLVLRESYMPSCLIELGFITAADEEEFLNSPTGIDAMAKGIYNAFVQYKNKYDSRIVVPYRPAENKRIVVDRVIPTVPAGRPNAVIPVEKPRPSDRGQSTRTTVPVEQPRSSAPTPKPRPMTKIQEAKKRISDAIRELLPCNDAESETQKNQPVFKVQIIASNRQLRSGSELFRGRNDIDCTQEGNFYKYTVGSSTNYNEIASLRNKLLKDFPQSFIIAYKGGMRMDVNQAIAEFLKNKKNK; encoded by the coding sequence ATGTTTAAGAAAATATCGCTTCTCTTTGTTTTCTTGGTCATGTTTGTTAGCGTTTCCTTAGCTTCAAACGGACGATTCACACTGGTTATTGATCCTGGTCATGGTGGTCATGACGCAGGTGCTATAGGTGCTATATCAAAGGAGAAGGACATCAACTTGAATATAGCTTTGGCTTTCGGTCGCTATGTTGAGCAGAATATGCCGGATGTTAATGTGATTTATACCCGTAAGACCGATGTGTTTATCCCTTTGCATCAGCGTGCCGATATTGCCAATAAAGCCAAGGCTGACCTCTTTATCTCTGTGCATACGAACTCCGTGGGTTCGGGGCGTTACGTGAAAGGCTTCCAGGTTTATACCTTAGGTATGCACCGTGCGAAAGATAATCTCGACGTTGCGATGCGTGAGAATGGCGTTATCTCAATGGAGAAAGGCTATCAGCAGACTTATCAGGGCTTCGATCCAAACTCTTCTGAGAGCTATATCATGTTTGAATTCATGCAGAATGCGAACATGGAGAGAAGTGTTGAGCTGGCGCGAATGATACAAAACTCTGTTTGTTCTAGTGCCGGACGTGTTGACAAGGGCGTTCATCAAGCGGGTTTCCTCGTACTTCGTGAGAGTTATATGCCGAGTTGTTTGATAGAGTTGGGCTTTATCACAGCAGCTGATGAGGAGGAATTTCTGAACTCTCCTACAGGTATCGATGCGATGGCGAAGGGTATTTACAATGCTTTTGTACAATACAAGAATAAGTATGACTCACGCATCGTTGTTCCTTATCGCCCTGCTGAGAATAAGCGTATCGTCGTTGATCGCGTTATCCCAACTGTACCAGCAGGTAGGCCAAACGCTGTAATCCCTGTTGAGAAGCCGCGTCCTTCGGATCGTGGACAAAGCACACGTACTACTGTTCCTGTTGAGCAACCACGTTCTTCAGCACCAACACCAAAGCCTCGCCCTATGACGAAGATACAAGAGGCGAAGAAACGTATCTCAGATGCCATCCGCGAGTTGCTCCCATGTAATGACGCAGAGTCTGAGACACAGAAGAACCAACCCGTGTTTAAGGTGCAGATTATTGCCTCTAACCGCCAGTTGCGGTCGGGCAGTGAGTTGTTCCGTGGTCGAAACGATATTGATTGTACACAAGAAGGCAACTTCTATAAGTACACCGTAGGTTCCAGTACGAATTATAATGAGATAGCCAGCCTACGCAATAAGCTGTTGAAAGACTTCCCACAGTCATTCATCATCGCATACAAAGGGGGCATGCGTATGGATGTTAATCAGGCGATAGCAGAGTTTCTTAAGAATAAAAAGAATAAGTAA
- a CDS encoding thioredoxin domain-containing protein → MIKIFLLKPSLATIRLVTFSNLICAFSLAVLLSIIIYKFAYADSILDEKEIELLRLKRNKRIMSECFSKKHLGNPISDMMEFGNKNADIVITTFISLRCTHCRKVVNDVINLLTQFPKRFLWRVVIDGVYHPAMPEDVFAKINARQLNLLRLYHQDKKQCMKALRGWNIMRNNIKDAYLIAAYRHQLEMLQSKNISHYPHIWVNDYIFPKEYTIKDLLCMQDEIIQLR, encoded by the coding sequence ATGATAAAGATTTTCCTGCTAAAGCCATCATTAGCAACAATAAGACTAGTTACATTTTCGAACTTAATATGTGCATTTTCATTAGCAGTTCTTTTGAGCATAATAATTTATAAATTTGCATATGCTGATAGTATCTTAGATGAAAAGGAGATTGAATTATTAAGATTAAAACGAAATAAAAGAATCATGTCTGAGTGTTTCTCTAAAAAACACTTGGGAAATCCTATTAGCGATATGATGGAGTTTGGTAATAAAAATGCCGACATAGTTATCACAACCTTCATTAGTCTACGTTGTACTCATTGTCGGAAAGTTGTGAACGATGTTATAAATTTATTAACACAATTCCCTAAACGCTTCCTTTGGAGAGTTGTAATAGATGGGGTATATCACCCTGCTATGCCTGAAGATGTATTTGCTAAAATCAATGCTCGTCAACTAAATCTGTTAAGACTATATCACCAAGACAAGAAACAGTGTATGAAAGCATTAAGGGGATGGAATATTATGAGAAATAATATTAAAGACGCATATTTAATAGCCGCTTATAGGCATCAGCTTGAAATGCTTCAAAGTAAAAATATTAGTCATTATCCTCATATCTGGGTAAACGATTATATTTTTCCAAAAGAATATACTATAAAAGATTTACTATGTATGCAAGATGAGATTATTCAACTTCGATGA
- a CDS encoding MlaD family protein gives MKKFFTPQVKIALVAILAVVVLFLGMQFLKGLSLFSNDAHYKIKFDDITGLSNSTPVYARGFKVGIVRNINYDYDKLGELITVDINVDRTLRIPEGTTAEIISDIMGNVKVELKFAKNSQILKENGWIDGRINDGTLGDLKSMVPSFQKMLPKVDSILGSVNALLADPALKSSMHNIDKITNDLTTSTRELNTLLAQVNGSLPSLVTKTGRVMDNANGLMNNANRGITEARGAIRGANTMMATLNNKVDGVDVEGTMARVNATIDNLNAFTAKLNSGEGSMGLLLNDASLYNNLNNTVRSADSLLTNLKAHPKRYVHFSIFGRKDK, from the coding sequence ATGAAGAAATTTTTCACTCCTCAAGTAAAGATTGCACTTGTTGCTATACTTGCTGTTGTTGTGTTGTTCTTAGGAATGCAGTTCCTAAAGGGCTTATCACTCTTCTCGAACGATGCACATTATAAAATCAAGTTCGACGATATTACGGGCTTGTCAAATTCAACACCTGTTTACGCACGTGGTTTCAAGGTGGGTATCGTTCGGAACATTAACTACGACTATGACAAGTTGGGCGAACTAATCACCGTCGATATCAATGTTGACAGAACCCTGAGAATCCCAGAGGGTACTACCGCTGAGATTATCAGTGACATCATGGGTAATGTGAAGGTTGAACTCAAGTTTGCCAAGAACAGCCAAATCCTGAAGGAGAATGGATGGATTGACGGACGCATCAACGATGGAACCTTAGGCGACTTGAAGAGTATGGTCCCTTCGTTCCAGAAGATGTTGCCAAAGGTGGATAGCATCCTTGGTAGCGTCAACGCACTGCTTGCCGATCCAGCCCTGAAGAGTTCTATGCATAACATCGACAAGATTACGAACGACCTCACCACTTCAACACGTGAGTTAAACACCCTCTTGGCACAGGTCAATGGCTCTTTGCCTTCGCTGGTGACGAAGACGGGGCGTGTGATGGACAATGCCAATGGATTGATGAACAATGCCAACAGAGGCATCACAGAGGCACGTGGCGCTATCCGTGGCGCAAACACGATGATGGCTACACTTAATAATAAGGTCGATGGAGTGGATGTTGAAGGAACGATGGCTAGGGTTAACGCAACCATCGACAACCTGAATGCTTTCACAGCTAAGTTGAACAGCGGAGAAGGATCAATGGGCCTGTTGCTAAATGATGCATCATTGTACAATAATCTTAACAATACAGTGCGTTCAGCTGATAGTCTTTTGACAAATCTTAAGGCTCATCCAAAGCGTTACGTTCACTTCTCTATCTTTGGTAGAAAAGACAAGTAA
- a CDS encoding alpha/beta hydrolase, which yields MNKDETGRWTLTTAPLKPEFYSYNLIVDGVKITDPKNIYTVRDIGNTYSVALVGGGVDGLYAVKNVPHGTVRKVWYDSPTAGIKRRMTVYTPAGYETSNRRYPVLYLLHGMGGDENAWEELGRATQILDNLIAEGKAEPMVVVMPNGNISQEAAPGEGSSGLVTAALRYPKTMDGNFEKAFPDIIQFVEKAYRVKKDKANRAVAGLSMGGFHSIYIALNNPDAFDYIGLFSAAFSQMSKDGDRLSPIYQNIDEKFKTLCKKSPKLIWIGIGKDDFLSQDDEKLRAALDKESYKYVYLKTKGGHTWRNWREYLTIFAQKIFKH from the coding sequence ATGAATAAAGATGAAACTGGACGATGGACACTGACAACTGCACCCTTAAAACCAGAGTTCTACAGTTATAATCTCATTGTTGATGGTGTAAAGATAACTGATCCAAAGAACATATATACGGTGCGCGATATTGGTAATACATATAGTGTTGCGCTTGTTGGCGGCGGTGTAGATGGCTTGTATGCGGTAAAGAATGTACCTCATGGAACGGTAAGAAAGGTATGGTATGATAGTCCAACAGCAGGGATTAAACGTCGTATGACAGTCTATACGCCAGCAGGTTACGAGACAAGCAATCGACGCTATCCTGTTCTTTATTTGCTTCATGGTATGGGAGGTGATGAGAATGCATGGGAAGAATTGGGTCGTGCCACGCAAATTTTAGATAACCTCATTGCCGAGGGAAAAGCAGAACCAATGGTAGTGGTGATGCCAAATGGTAATATTTCGCAGGAAGCAGCACCAGGTGAGGGTTCTAGCGGATTAGTTACTGCTGCATTGCGATACCCTAAAACAATGGATGGAAACTTTGAAAAGGCCTTCCCAGATATCATTCAGTTTGTTGAAAAGGCTTATCGTGTGAAGAAAGATAAGGCAAACAGAGCTGTTGCAGGACTCTCTATGGGCGGTTTCCATTCAATTTACATTGCATTAAATAATCCTGACGCCTTTGATTATATTGGCTTATTTTCTGCGGCATTCAGTCAGATGTCAAAGGATGGTGATCGTCTTTCTCCTATTTATCAGAATATTGACGAGAAGTTTAAGACGCTATGTAAGAAATCTCCTAAGCTTATATGGATAGGTATTGGTAAGGATGATTTCCTCTCACAGGATGATGAAAAGCTTCGTGCAGCATTGGATAAAGAATCTTATAAATACGTTTATCTTAAGACAAAAGGTGGTCATACCTGGCGTAACTGGAGAGAATATCTGACTATCTTTGCACAAAAGATTTTTAAACACTAA
- a CDS encoding cysteine peptidase family C39 domain-containing protein translates to MDRMYLIKELSFLLKVSNVKIDRSLLIKELLSDPCYPNLVSISKTLNFFGVENESYIVDIDHLSSLKNVIVHTTDENGHFYVLKGCCKDDVYLYDGSDKTISKSEFLSIWNGVTLKINRVHQDYHPSNNHTLSIFLRLYSYW, encoded by the coding sequence ATGGATAGAATGTATTTGATTAAAGAACTTTCTTTTCTGTTGAAGGTTTCGAACGTTAAAATTGATAGAAGTCTTTTGATAAAAGAACTCCTGTCTGATCCATGCTATCCTAATTTGGTATCGATCTCGAAGACGCTAAATTTTTTCGGTGTTGAAAATGAATCCTATATTGTTGACATAGATCATTTGTCAAGTCTCAAAAATGTTATTGTTCATACCACAGATGAGAATGGTCATTTTTATGTATTAAAAGGATGCTGCAAAGATGATGTATACCTATATGATGGCAGTGACAAAACTATTTCTAAATCAGAGTTTCTATCTATTTGGAATGGTGTTACTCTAAAAATAAACAGGGTACATCAGGATTATCACCCATCTAATAATCATACTCTGAGCATTTTTTTGCGACTTTATTCTTATTGGTAG
- the folB gene encoding dihydroneopterin aldolase, with product MTSYILLQGLHFHARIGVGEQERVVGNEYVINLRIGYPLAKAMKSDDVADTLNYAEAFEVIREVMRRPAQLLESVAGSIVEALSAAFPMISSIDLELVKLNPPMGADCDGAGVELHLINDKTKD from the coding sequence ATGACAAGTTATATTCTTCTGCAAGGGCTTCACTTCCATGCTCGCATCGGAGTAGGCGAGCAGGAGCGGGTTGTCGGTAACGAGTATGTCATCAACCTACGGATAGGCTATCCTCTTGCAAAGGCAATGAAGAGCGATGATGTGGCGGACACGCTGAACTATGCTGAGGCTTTTGAGGTCATTCGTGAGGTGATGAGACGTCCCGCCCAGCTGTTAGAGTCAGTCGCTGGTTCCATTGTCGAAGCATTGTCAGCGGCTTTTCCAATGATAAGTAGTATCGACTTAGAACTCGTGAAACTTAATCCGCCAATGGGTGCTGATTGTGACGGAGCAGGCGTGGAATTACACTTAATAAATGATAAAACCAAGGATTAG
- a CDS encoding GLPGLI family protein, whose amino-acid sequence MKLYSFFITFIMSLLSCYGQNTHIIEPSIIEISYHTKYCNGYDDFALRVGKNLSEYFSYHKLQFDSLATNPETALAVINEKIKAAKSNNKTTEHKIEFPGHGDYIYRNLEEGKLITYTQVWFSYYRIVEDIPTQKWVIYEDSTQNIIGFNCTMATTHFRGREWKVWFSEEIPLSLGPWKLGGLPGLILAVHCDNFVDIIATNIKREQLSPIKFYNFWENKFEDIERCTFLKMAANPKGCPKNVIIIPEMELE is encoded by the coding sequence ATGAAATTATACTCTTTCTTTATTACATTTATAATGTCTCTACTTAGCTGCTATGGACAAAATACCCATATAATAGAACCAAGCATAATTGAAATCAGTTACCATACAAAGTATTGTAATGGTTATGATGATTTTGCACTTAGAGTAGGAAAAAACCTAAGTGAATATTTTAGTTATCATAAGTTACAATTTGATTCTTTGGCAACTAATCCAGAAACTGCTCTAGCTGTGATTAATGAAAAAATCAAAGCAGCCAAAAGCAATAATAAGACAACTGAACATAAAATAGAATTCCCAGGTCATGGAGACTATATTTATAGAAATCTTGAAGAAGGGAAACTAATAACTTATACACAAGTTTGGTTCTCTTATTATAGAATAGTAGAGGATATTCCCACGCAAAAATGGGTTATTTATGAAGACAGTACACAGAATATAATTGGATTCAATTGTACGATGGCTACAACACATTTTCGTGGACGAGAATGGAAAGTTTGGTTTAGTGAAGAAATTCCTTTATCACTCGGTCCATGGAAATTGGGAGGCTTACCTGGACTGATTTTAGCGGTACATTGTGATAATTTTGTGGATATAATTGCAACTAATATAAAAAGAGAGCAATTATCGCCAATTAAATTTTATAATTTCTGGGAAAATAAATTTGAAGATATAGAACGTTGCACCTTTCTAAAAATGGCTGCTAATCCCAAAGGCTGTCCAAAGAATGTTATTATTATTCCTGAAATGGAATTAGAATAA